A window from Aneurinibacillus sp. REN35 encodes these proteins:
- a CDS encoding LemA family protein: MKSSSSKTILIVVVIAFLAVAFLGMGKYNSLVSAEENVNQSWAQIDNQLQRRADLIPNLVNTVKGYSIHEKEVLTDIANARAQLAGAKTPAEQANADASLSNALSRLLVVVENYPTLKADRQFTQLMDELAGTENRIAVARQDYNTQVAAFNKDIKRFPGSMIAGMGGFEAKEYFKADPGAAKAPQVDFNGGQ; this comes from the coding sequence ATGAAAAGCAGCTCGTCCAAAACCATACTTATTGTAGTAGTTATTGCCTTCCTTGCGGTTGCCTTCCTCGGTATGGGCAAATACAACAGCCTGGTCAGTGCCGAGGAGAATGTAAACCAAAGCTGGGCGCAGATTGATAATCAATTGCAGCGCAGAGCGGACCTTATTCCAAACCTTGTTAATACAGTGAAAGGGTACAGCATCCATGAAAAAGAGGTGCTGACAGATATTGCGAATGCACGGGCGCAATTGGCCGGAGCAAAAACACCGGCAGAGCAAGCAAATGCGGACGCTTCTTTAAGTAATGCACTGAGCCGTCTGTTGGTCGTTGTAGAGAACTACCCGACCCTTAAAGCAGATCGTCAGTTTACCCAACTGATGGATGAGCTAGCAGGCACAGAAAATCGCATTGCGGTTGCCCGGCAGGATTATAATACACAGGTTGCTGCGTTCAATAAGGATATTAAGCGATTTCCAGGAAGCATGATTGCCGGAATGGGTGGATTTGAGGCAAAAGAATATTTCAAAGCGGACCCTGGTGCCGCAAAAGCTCCACAGGTGGATTTTAATGGTGGACAATAA
- a CDS encoding YqeG family HAD IIIA-type phosphatase — MPILQPSQTARSIYEIDGEALQQAGIRGIILDWSNTVTDSNTDVMLNTLKAWAQEFQSRYAIKLVIVSNSKPPRRSHEVFDEIPALFEAGKPKKKAFFAAMNILGTQTKETAVIGNGIMTDIWAGNRLGMHTIFVSSPRAKPQIVEAMKRAVVRLLRV; from the coding sequence ATGCCTATTTTACAACCTTCCCAAACTGCACGGTCCATTTATGAGATAGACGGAGAGGCATTACAGCAGGCAGGGATTAGAGGAATCATCCTGGATTGGAGTAATACAGTAACGGATAGTAACACTGATGTTATGCTGAATACACTAAAAGCATGGGCACAGGAGTTTCAGTCTCGCTATGCAATCAAGCTGGTGATTGTCTCAAACAGCAAACCTCCGCGACGAAGCCACGAGGTATTTGATGAGATTCCGGCTTTATTTGAAGCGGGAAAACCGAAAAAGAAAGCATTTTTTGCAGCGATGAATATTCTCGGCACCCAAACAAAGGAGACAGCGGTAATTGGCAATGGAATTATGACGGATATATGGGCCGGCAATCGATTAGGAATGCACACGATCTTTGTGTCTTCTCCCCGAGCAAAGCCGCAAATCGTAGAAGCCATGAAACGAGCTGTCGTACGATTGCTTCGAGTATAA
- a CDS encoding glycine zipper domain-containing protein has protein sequence MAENKDRNRNNTVNDDVTNNNVGEAVGTVGGGVAGAAVGSIFGPLGTVAGAIAGGALGNQVGEGVEDTDDDTQSRDE, from the coding sequence ATGGCTGAAAACAAAGATCGCAACCGGAACAATACAGTTAATGATGACGTGACAAATAACAATGTCGGTGAGGCTGTAGGTACTGTGGGCGGCGGTGTTGCCGGCGCTGCTGTCGGATCCATTTTTGGACCGCTTGGCACTGTTGCAGGTGCAATCGCTGGCGGTGCATTGGGGAACCAGGTCGGTGAAGGTGTAGAAGATACCGACGACGACACACAAAGTCGAGACGAATAA
- a CDS encoding succinate CoA transferase — MLSNRLRNKALFSKIVTSKEAAGWVQHGMTIGFSGFTSSGDPKELPTAIAERARESGQPFKINVYTGASVAPHVDSVLAEYMDLRLPFQSDAVLRKEINKGNVRYIDQHLSEASDALNTGAVPQVDIAIVEALAITEDGGIILTTSCGNTHTYVKNAKEVIVEVNLAQPLSLEGAHDVYDIADFGERQAIPLTSVDQRIGHTCIPVGLDRIKGIVITNTPDTAKTLIEPDAETIMIADHLLTFLREEMKAGRLPKKLPPLQSGVGSVANAVFRGFLHSEFTDLELYSEVLQDSVFDLIDADKIHFASGGALTLSQAKMDTVLPNFEKYSEKVMLRPQDMSNNPEIIRRLGLITINTALEVDIYGNVNSTHVMGSKMMNGIGGSGDFTRNARISIFVTKSVAKNGCISSIVPFASHIDHTAHDAMVIVTEHGVADLRGLSPRERAEKLITNCADPSYREQLYAYFTEACGRGGYTPHVIEKALSWHTRFAKEGTMREQITEASVH; from the coding sequence ATGCTATCAAACCGTTTACGAAACAAAGCATTATTCAGTAAGATTGTTACCAGTAAAGAAGCAGCCGGTTGGGTCCAGCACGGTATGACTATCGGATTCAGCGGGTTCACTTCATCCGGTGATCCGAAGGAACTTCCTACCGCGATCGCCGAGCGAGCACGCGAGAGTGGACAACCGTTTAAAATCAATGTATATACCGGGGCTTCCGTCGCTCCTCATGTTGATTCCGTACTAGCAGAGTATATGGATCTTCGCCTTCCATTCCAATCTGACGCTGTACTACGCAAAGAAATCAACAAAGGAAATGTACGCTACATTGATCAGCATCTCTCAGAGGCAAGTGATGCATTGAATACAGGCGCCGTTCCCCAAGTTGATATCGCGATCGTGGAAGCGCTTGCGATTACAGAAGATGGCGGCATTATCCTTACTACTTCCTGTGGTAATACGCATACGTATGTAAAAAATGCAAAAGAAGTCATCGTAGAGGTAAATCTCGCTCAACCTCTTTCTTTAGAAGGTGCACATGACGTATATGATATTGCTGATTTTGGTGAACGCCAAGCCATTCCGCTTACGTCTGTCGATCAACGCATTGGACACACGTGTATTCCTGTTGGACTCGACCGCATCAAGGGCATTGTCATAACCAATACACCGGATACGGCGAAGACACTCATCGAACCGGACGCGGAAACCATTATGATCGCAGATCACCTGCTTACTTTTTTACGGGAAGAAATGAAAGCAGGTCGCCTTCCTAAGAAACTGCCGCCGCTTCAATCAGGTGTAGGTTCTGTTGCTAACGCTGTTTTTCGTGGCTTTTTGCATTCCGAATTTACTGATTTGGAATTGTATTCCGAAGTGCTTCAAGATTCGGTGTTCGATTTGATTGATGCGGACAAAATTCATTTTGCCTCTGGCGGTGCGCTGACTCTATCACAGGCCAAGATGGATACTGTCCTGCCCAACTTTGAGAAGTACAGTGAGAAGGTTATGTTGCGGCCGCAGGATATGTCTAACAATCCTGAGATCATTCGCCGTCTCGGCTTAATTACGATCAACACTGCACTTGAAGTTGATATTTACGGTAACGTAAATTCAACACATGTAATGGGAAGTAAAATGATGAATGGAATCGGCGGTTCAGGCGATTTTACACGCAATGCACGTATCAGTATTTTTGTGACGAAGTCTGTGGCAAAAAACGGCTGTATTTCAAGTATTGTTCCGTTCGCTTCCCATATCGATCATACAGCACATGATGCGATGGTGATTGTTACAGAACATGGCGTAGCCGATCTAAGAGGCTTAAGTCCACGAGAGCGTGCTGAGAAGCTCATTACAAACTGTGCCGATCCTTCTTATCGAGAGCAATTGTACGCTTACTTTACAGAAGCATGTGGGCGCGGTGGATATACGCCGCATGTTATTGAGAAGGCGTTGTCTTGGCATACACGCTTTGCTAAGGAAGGAACCATGCGTGAACAGATCACCGAAGCTTCTGTACACTAG
- the serS gene encoding serine--tRNA ligase, producing the protein MLDVKRLRNDFDAIKKALETRGEKLNEIDKFADLDVKRRALLAESEQLKNKRNVVSEEIARMKKEKQNADDRIAEMKEVSAKIKEYDEQIRVLEEEISQIMLGIPNVPHESVPIGESEDDNVPIRHWGETPSFSFEPKPHWEIAAELGIVDFEAAAKVTGSRFVFYKGMGARLERALINFMLDLHTGEHNYEEILPPYIVNRESMTGTGQLPKFEEDAFKLADTEYFLIPTAEVPVTNYHRDEIMPMDILPIRYAAYSACFRSEAGSAGRDTRGLIRQHQFNKVELVKFVAPETSYDELESLVNNAEKVLQILGLPYRVLSMCTADLGFTAAKKYDIEVWLPSYDTYREISSCSNFEDFQARRAGIRFRRDTKAKPEFVHTLNGSGLAIGRTMAAILENCQQEDGSVLIPEPLRPYMGGLEKLVAKTK; encoded by the coding sequence ATGTTAGATGTAAAACGTCTGCGCAATGATTTCGACGCGATTAAAAAAGCGCTCGAGACGCGTGGAGAAAAATTGAACGAAATTGACAAATTCGCCGATCTGGACGTCAAGCGCCGTGCGCTGCTGGCCGAGAGTGAGCAGTTGAAAAATAAGCGCAATGTCGTCTCCGAAGAAATCGCGCGCATGAAAAAAGAAAAGCAAAACGCTGATGATCGCATCGCGGAAATGAAAGAGGTATCAGCGAAAATTAAAGAATACGATGAACAAATCCGCGTACTGGAAGAAGAGATCTCCCAGATTATGCTTGGAATCCCGAATGTGCCGCATGAAAGTGTGCCGATCGGTGAGAGCGAAGATGACAATGTGCCGATCCGTCACTGGGGTGAAACACCGTCCTTCTCTTTTGAGCCGAAGCCGCACTGGGAGATTGCAGCTGAGCTTGGTATCGTAGATTTTGAAGCCGCCGCAAAGGTTACGGGCAGCCGTTTCGTATTCTATAAAGGCATGGGTGCGCGTCTTGAGCGGGCATTGATCAACTTCATGCTCGATTTGCATACAGGGGAGCACAACTATGAAGAAATCCTGCCGCCTTATATTGTGAACCGTGAAAGCATGACGGGTACAGGCCAGCTTCCTAAATTCGAAGAAGATGCCTTTAAGCTTGCCGATACGGAGTACTTCCTTATCCCAACTGCAGAAGTACCGGTCACGAACTATCACCGCGATGAGATTATGCCGATGGATATCCTGCCAATCCGCTATGCGGCTTACAGCGCTTGTTTCCGCTCTGAAGCTGGGTCTGCCGGACGTGATACGCGTGGGTTAATTCGCCAGCACCAATTCAATAAAGTTGAGCTGGTCAAGTTCGTAGCTCCTGAGACATCATATGACGAGCTGGAGAGCCTCGTAAACAATGCGGAGAAGGTGCTGCAGATCCTTGGATTGCCCTACCGTGTGTTAAGCATGTGTACGGCTGATCTGGGCTTTACAGCAGCGAAGAAGTACGACATCGAAGTATGGCTGCCAAGCTATGATACGTACCGTGAGATTTCAAGCTGCAGTAATTTCGAAGACTTCCAGGCGCGTCGTGCAGGCATCCGCTTCCGTCGCGATACAAAAGCAAAGCCTGAATTCGTCCATACGTTGAATGGGTCAGGACTTGCGATTGGTCGCACAATGGCGGCCATTTTAGAAAACTGCCAGCAAGAGGACGGCAGCGTGCTGATTCCTGAACCGCTGCGTCCATACATGGGCGGCCTTGAGAAGCTTGTTGCTAAAACAAAATAA
- a CDS encoding D-alanyl-D-alanine carboxypeptidase family protein: MSTLARPMKKSLALLLVFMVFFVPILLTMNTGSAQAATPGLQLDVKSAIMIEATTGKILYKYNENQALPPASMSKMMTEYLVLDAIEKKKITWEQKVTVDEYGAFLGKSGTSGVLLAQNEVHTVKELYDAMAIYSANDATVMLAKTIAGSEGEFVKMMNSAAKQFGMTQTQFVTSTGLPIEDLKQFAPDASNGTDNMMSARDSAILAKELIAKHPSLLETTKIPHQTFREGTSRPLKMSNWNWMLPGLVKEYKGVDGLKTGHTNAAGFCFTGTAERNGVRLITVVMGAKSFMSRFTETSKMLDYGFSNYKMQPLLSKGAQIPGQEMVAIDKGTAKEVEAVAGQDVRYPVKAGEEGAYKPKAVFKQVAAPIKQGQPVGSIKIVGPGGKADEFLRPIDEQKAGGALIAKEEVEEAGWLRLATRSFFGFIGDIFSSLGSMIKGLFS; the protein is encoded by the coding sequence TTGTCAACGCTTGCTAGACCAATGAAGAAATCGCTTGCCTTACTGCTTGTGTTTATGGTGTTCTTTGTACCCATTCTTCTTACGATGAATACCGGATCGGCCCAAGCAGCCACCCCGGGCTTACAGTTGGACGTAAAATCAGCCATTATGATTGAGGCGACCACGGGAAAAATCCTGTACAAATATAACGAAAATCAGGCTCTTCCTCCAGCCAGTATGTCCAAGATGATGACGGAATATCTTGTGCTTGATGCGATTGAGAAGAAGAAGATTACATGGGAACAAAAAGTTACAGTTGATGAATACGGTGCTTTTCTAGGAAAGTCTGGAACATCGGGCGTGCTGCTTGCCCAGAACGAAGTACATACGGTAAAAGAGCTTTATGATGCCATGGCTATTTATTCTGCTAATGATGCTACGGTCATGCTTGCCAAAACGATAGCAGGTTCGGAAGGCGAGTTCGTAAAAATGATGAATAGTGCCGCCAAGCAATTTGGCATGACGCAAACACAGTTCGTGACATCGACGGGGCTGCCGATCGAGGATTTGAAGCAATTCGCTCCTGACGCTTCAAATGGCACAGATAATATGATGTCTGCGCGTGATTCGGCGATTTTAGCAAAAGAATTGATTGCAAAGCATCCAAGTTTGCTGGAAACGACGAAAATCCCTCATCAAACTTTCCGCGAAGGAACCAGTCGTCCGCTTAAGATGTCCAACTGGAACTGGATGCTTCCTGGTCTTGTGAAGGAATACAAAGGCGTAGACGGACTGAAGACAGGTCATACGAATGCAGCAGGCTTCTGCTTTACCGGTACAGCTGAGCGCAACGGTGTACGTCTTATTACCGTCGTGATGGGTGCCAAATCATTCATGAGCCGTTTTACAGAGACAAGCAAAATGCTTGATTATGGCTTTAGCAATTATAAAATGCAGCCTCTTCTCTCAAAAGGCGCCCAAATTCCGGGCCAAGAGATGGTAGCGATCGATAAAGGTACGGCAAAAGAAGTAGAAGCTGTAGCTGGACAAGATGTACGCTATCCTGTCAAAGCTGGAGAAGAAGGCGCATATAAGCCGAAAGCGGTGTTTAAGCAGGTAGCTGCCCCGATCAAACAGGGACAGCCTGTTGGCTCTATCAAAATTGTAGGGCCGGGTGGAAAAGCAGATGAATTCCTTCGTCCGATCGACGAACAAAAAGCCGGCGGCGCACTAATCGCTAAAGAGGAAGTAGAAGAAGCAGGCTGGCTTCGTCTGGCTACCCGCTCTTTCTTCGGCTTTATTGGAGACATTTTCAGCAGTCTGGGCAGCATGATTAAGGGCCTATTCAGCTAA
- the guaB gene encoding IMP dehydrogenase, whose protein sequence is MWENKFSKEGLTFDDVLLIPGKSEILPRDVNVSTQLSESVKLNIPLISAGMDTVTEAALAIAMARQGGMGIIHKNMSIEQQAEEVDRVKRSESGVITNPFSLQPSHPVSEAEKLMAKFRISGVPIVDENNKLVGILTNRDLRFVHDYSVQISEVMTKEELVTAPVGTTLKQAEEILQRHKIEKLPLVDENNELKGLITIKDIEKAIQFPHAAKDAHGRLLCGAAVGVSKETFERAEALVQAGIDCLVIDTAHGHSKGVIDTVKEVRAKYPDLTIVAGNVATGEATRELIEAGASAVKVGIGPGSICTTRVVAGIGVPQITAIYDCASVAREYNIPLIADGGIKYSGDIAKAIGAGASVVMIGSLFAGCEESPGESEIYQGRRFKVYRGMGSLGAMKEGSKDRYFQEKEDDKKLVPEGIEGRVPYKGPLIDTVYQLVGGLRAGMGYCGTKTIEELKNNAQFIRITNAGLKESHPHDVQITKESPNYSLS, encoded by the coding sequence GTGTGGGAAAATAAATTCAGTAAAGAAGGTTTAACATTTGATGATGTTTTGCTCATTCCAGGGAAATCCGAAATATTGCCGCGTGATGTTAATGTTTCCACACAATTGAGTGAAAGTGTAAAACTCAATATTCCGTTGATTAGCGCTGGTATGGACACCGTGACAGAAGCGGCTTTAGCCATTGCTATGGCGCGTCAGGGGGGCATGGGAATCATTCATAAGAACATGTCCATTGAGCAGCAGGCGGAAGAAGTTGACCGTGTGAAGCGCTCTGAGAGCGGTGTTATTACCAATCCATTTTCGCTGCAGCCTTCTCATCCGGTTTCTGAAGCGGAGAAACTGATGGCGAAGTTCCGTATTTCTGGCGTTCCGATCGTTGATGAGAACAATAAATTGGTTGGTATTTTAACGAATCGTGATCTTCGCTTCGTTCATGACTACTCCGTACAAATTTCAGAAGTCATGACAAAAGAGGAACTTGTTACTGCTCCGGTAGGAACAACATTAAAGCAAGCTGAAGAAATTTTGCAGCGTCATAAAATTGAAAAGCTGCCGCTTGTTGATGAGAACAATGAATTAAAAGGTCTTATCACAATCAAAGATATTGAAAAAGCGATCCAATTTCCCCATGCAGCCAAAGATGCACATGGAAGACTTCTATGTGGCGCTGCTGTTGGGGTATCCAAAGAAACCTTTGAGAGAGCGGAAGCACTCGTGCAAGCAGGAATTGACTGCCTCGTAATCGATACGGCTCATGGCCATTCCAAAGGTGTTATTGATACGGTAAAAGAAGTGCGCGCAAAATATCCCGATCTAACAATCGTAGCGGGCAACGTAGCCACAGGGGAGGCGACACGCGAATTGATCGAAGCTGGTGCTTCCGCTGTTAAAGTAGGAATCGGACCCGGCTCAATCTGTACAACTCGTGTCGTAGCCGGAATCGGAGTACCACAGATTACCGCCATCTATGATTGCGCTTCTGTAGCAAGGGAATATAACATTCCGCTCATTGCTGACGGCGGAATTAAATACTCTGGAGATATCGCAAAGGCGATCGGAGCCGGTGCTTCTGTCGTCATGATCGGAAGCCTGTTCGCTGGCTGTGAGGAAAGTCCGGGAGAATCAGAAATTTACCAAGGCCGCCGCTTCAAAGTATATCGCGGCATGGGGTCACTCGGTGCGATGAAGGAAGGAAGTAAAGATCGTTACTTCCAGGAGAAAGAAGACGATAAGAAGCTTGTGCCTGAAGGAATTGAAGGCCGTGTACCATACAAAGGACCGCTGATTGACACGGTATATCAACTGGTTGGAGGACTTCGTGCAGGTATGGGGTACTGCGGTACGAAGACAATCGAAGAGTTGAAAAACAATGCGCAGTTTATTCGTATTACTAATGCGGGATTAAAAGAGAGTCATCCGCATGATGTTCAGATTACAAAAGAGTCACCGAATTACTCGCTCTCCTAA